Within the Solibacillus silvestris genome, the region AAATCTATATTAAAAATTTATATAATAACTTTCTGTCACCTATAATGTTTACGTAGGTCTAAATAATAGTATAAAATGAAATGTCGAAAAATATTTGAACTAATATATAGTTAACTGTTATTTTTTAAACATAAAAATAGTTCCTTGTGACTATTCGAAAGGGACTAAAGTCGATAGACACTAAGGTTTAATATAATTACAATTGTATTATTAAGTTTCTGTGCGCAAATTTTAGCGAAATATGAATGAGGTGAGAAATTTGGATTTATTTGGCGGGACGATAAGTAGCCTGGAAAAGGGACTTTCCTATGCAACATTGAAAAATAAAGCAATTACACAAAATATAGCGAATGTTGACACACCAAACTATAAAACAAAAGAAGTAAGCTTCAAAGACGTATTAAATGATGCAAAGCAAGCCACGATTCCTGCGTATCGCACAGATGCGAGGCATTTTGATTTTAAAATTAATATTGGAAGCAGCGGTGTGTATTCAAATGAAAACTTCCGCAGCAGAGCAAATGGAAATGCTGTAAACATGGATGCTGAACAAGCAAAGCTGGCTGAAAACACCATCTACTATAATGCGCTTATAGATCGTGTCAGCAGTAAATTTTCAACATTGAATAATGTTGTTAAAGGAGGAAGATAGCGATGTCGATTTTTCATAGTATGAATACGACAGCTTCTGCATTAACGACACAGCGATTACGAATGGATGTAATTTCCTCCAACATTGCCAATGTCGATACAACGCGAGCGAAGCAAGTAAATGGAGAATGGGAGCCATACCGGAAAAAATCTGTCACATTAAAAGAGCAGGAAGGCCAATTTTCTAACTTTTTAAATATGGCAATCGGAAAAACGAAAAAAAACGGTGTCGGTAACGGTGTTAAAGTAAGTTCTATTAAAGAAGATACGGAAACCCCTTTTAAATTGATGTATGATCCATCACATCCCGATGCGAATGCAGAAGGGTATGTCCAAATGTCGAATGTTGACGTATTAAAAGAAATGGTTGATCTGATTTCGGCGAGCCGCTCTTATGAAGCCAATATTACTGCTTTTAATGCAAATAAGAACATGTTGACAAAAGCATTAGAAATCGGGAAAGGGTGATATTTAAATGGCAATTAATCCAATATCGTTCATGTCTCCTGCACAATCTGTGAATGAAGTAAATGTTCAGAATCAACTGACTCCTGCAAATGCCCAACAGCAATTTGCGGATACATTAAAAGAAGCGATTGCAAGTGTCACTGAACATCAAAAAACATCGGATACAATGACTCAAAAATTAATTAACGGTGGAGATGTTGATTTATTTGAAGTGATGATTGCTGCACAAAAAGCAAGTGTTACTTTAAACACAACAATTGAAGTTCGTAATAAAGCTGTGGAAGCTTATCAAGAAATTATGCGTATGAGTGTGTAATGATTTGAAAAACGACTGACGAATTGTTGGGCATTCACTTTAAGCGGAGGATTCATAATGAATGAACGACTTACAAAAATTAAAAGCGACTCAACCGGTTTCTGGCAAAGTCGTACAAAAAATCAAAAAGGCGCACTAATCGGGGCGTTTGTTGCTGTCATTGCGATTGCAGCTGCAATTACGTATTTCTCAACACGTACGACAATGGCTCAGTTATTTCCTGAGATGTCTCAAGCTGAAGTAGGAAGAATTACGGAAGTTCTTGCTTCACAAGGTGTCAAGTACGAAGTGACAAATGGCGGGACAGTAATTTTAGTACCGGAAAATCAAGTACAGGACTTACAAGTGTCATTAGCAGCCCAGGGTTATCCTGATTCTGGGGAAATTGACACGTCTTTTTTTACTTCTAACGCAGGCTTTGGGATGACAGACAATGAATTTAACGTAATTAAACAAGCGACGATCGAAACGGATCTGGCTAATTTAGTTCGGAAATTCGAAGGAGTAAAAGATGCAAGTGTCATGATTACTTTACCTGAAGAAGGTGTCTTTCTTAAAGATGCCAAAGGTGAAGCACAGGCTGCAATTGTATTGGATACAGCACCTGGACATAAGTTCTCAGACGACCAAATTAAAGGGTTATTTAATTTAGTATCGATGAGTATACCGAATTTACCTAAAGAAAATATCACGATCATGAATCAGTATTCTGAATATTATGATCTGGCTTCAGCAGAAAATGGAGACGGCGGAATCGATTCAGTTACTGGACAAATGGAAGTGAAAAAAACAATTGAGCGTGATTTGCAGCGCCAAGTGCAGCAAATGCTCGGTACGTTAATCGGTCCGGATAAAGTTGTAGTAAATGTATCGGCCGATATTGACTTTAAAAAAGAAAATCGCGAAGAAAACCTGGTCCGACCTGTTGATGAGGAGAATATGGAGGGTATTGAAATAAGTGCCCAACGTATTACAGAAACTTACTCGGGCGGTGCTGCTGGAGCTGCAGAAGGTACGACTGAAGCAGGAAGTGTAACAGATAACTTTGTGGATTATGTAGAAGGAACAAACGGTGACGGCGATTATGAACGAGTAGAAGAGACAATTAACAATGATGTTAACCGCATTCGCCGTGAGATACAGGAAAGTCCTTACAAAATTCGTAATTTGGGTATTCAAGTAATGGTAGACCCTCCAAATACAGAAGAGGGGTTCGATCAAGGTGTTCGAACAGATATTGAACAAATTTTATCGACAATAGTCCGTACTTCGATTGATCAAGAAGCTGCCGGTAATCTGACAGACGAAGATATTGCAAATCGCATTGTCGTATCTGTACAGCAATTCCAAGGAAATGATACAGCGGAAGATCAGCCGCAGTCAGTTATTCCATGGTGGGTATGGGTAATTGGCGGTATATTAGTTGTTGCAATTATATTATTGGTTATTAATGTTCTGCGTGCACGTCGACGTAAACAAGATGAAGAAGAGCTGGAAATTTTAGAACAGCAACAGCAATTAATCGAAATAGAAGATATTTCCGAAGAAAAAGAAACTGAAGCGACTGTACGCCGTAAGCAATTAGAGAAAATGGCTAAAGATAAGCCTGAAGATTTTGCGAAACTATTGCGTAGCTGGATTGCTGAAGACTAATAGGAGGTTCCGCTGTGTCCAAGAAAGATAAAGACCTATCAGGAAAGCAAAAGGCTGCTTTACTGTTAATTTCTCTAGGACCGGAAGTTTCGGCTTCTGTATATAAGCATTTAAGTGAAGAGGAAATTGAACGTCTGACACTGGAAATTTCAGGTGTTAAAAGAGTGGAATCGACTGTCAAAGAAGAAATTATAGAAGAATTTCATCAAATTGCACTCGCGCAGGATTATATTACGCAGGGCGGTATAGGGTATGCGAAGACGGTACTGGAAAAAGCATTAGGTGCTGAACAGGCACAGGCGATACTGAATCGTTTAACTTCTTCATTACAAGTAAGACCATTTGATTTTGCCAGAAAAGCAGATCCGGCACAAATATTCAATTTTATCCAAAATGAACATCCCCAAACAATTGCCCTTATTCTATCTTATTTAGAACCAGGGCAAGCGGGAGTTATTCTTTCTTCGTTACCACAGGAAGTACAAGCGGATATTGCAAAGCGTATTGCAATTATGGAATCGACGTCTCCGGAAGTCATTAGTGAAATTGAATCCGTATTAGAGCGAAAACTATCATCTACGGTTACGCAGGATTACACAGAAACAGGCGGTGTAGATGCGGTCGTGGAAGTATTGAATGGTGTGGACCGTCAAACTGAGAAAACGATTCTTGATGCACTTGAAATTCAAGATCCGGAACTAGCCGAAGAAATTAAAAAGCGCATGTTTGTGTTTGAAGATATCGTTACACTCGATAATCGTTCAATCCAGCGTGTTATTCGTGACTGTGAAAACGAAGACTTATTATTATCGATGAAAGTTTCGTCAGAAGAAGTAAAAGAGATTATTTTCCGCAATATGTCCCAACGTATGGCGGACACATTCCGTGAAGAAATGGATATTATGGGACCAGTTCGCTTGCGTGATGTAGAAGAAGCACAGTCCCGAATTGTAGCAGTTATCCGACGTTTAGAAGATGCAGGTGAAATTATAATTGCACGTGGCGGAGGAGATGATGTAATTGTCTAAAATCATCCGTTCAACAAATGCACAGCAACCCGAAGATTCATCAATAGTTGAAATTAAACTTCAAAATTTCTTCGAGCCGATTCATTATGGGGAAACGGAAGATGAACGTATAGAGGAATTGTCACAACAAAAAACAATAGACATTGAAGCTGAACGTCAGCAAATGCTGGAACAGGCAAATGATGAAATCGAACAGCAAAAAGCCCAATTTGAGCAATATCGAAAAGAGCAGCTTGCGGAAATTGAAGCGTTAAAGCAATCGTGGGAAGAAGAAAAAGTCATTCTTCAGCAGGAAGCTTATGAAGGCGGTTTTGCGCAAGGGTATGAGGATGGCGTACAAAAGGCAAATGCAACGATGCAACAGTCGTTACAAACGGCAAATGAGACGATGGCAAATGCACAAAAAAATGCAGCTTCCTATATTGAGTCACAGGAGGCAGTCCTTTTGGAACTGGCATTAACAGCTGCAGAACGCATCATTCATACAACACTTGACCGTGACGATGAAATATTCGTTTCCATTGTACGACGTGGTTTAAAAGAAGCACGTGAAATGAAGGAAATTAAATTATATGTTTCGCCAAAATATCATCCGATTGTAACAGAGCAACAAAAGGAATTAGCGGAAATGTTTCCTGTAAATGTTCCGTTTATGGTATTTGTCAATGAAGATTTACTAGATTCGGAAAGTTATATCGAAACAAATCATGGACGCATCGTCGTTTCAATAGATGAACAGTTGCAGGAGCTTCGCAGACAGTTATACGAACTAATCGAAAGTAAGGAATGATAAGGATGAAAATGGCTCAATTAGTTGAACAAATTCCTAATCTTAATACATTTAAAAAGTATGGTAGAGTGACGAGAGTTGTCGGCTTGATGATTGAGTCCCAAGGTCCTGAAAGTTCCATCGGTGACGTATGTAAAATCCATATTCAAACATCGAAAAATGGTCCGCAAGTTATGCTGGCGGAGGTAGTAGGTTTTAAAGATGAGATTGTGATTTTAATGCCATACTCTTCGCTGAAGGAAATTTCGATTGGCTGTCTTGTAGAGGGGACAGGTTCACCGCTGGAAGTGAAAGTAGGTCCTGAACTGATTGGGAAAGTTCTTGATGCGATGGGTAACCCGTTTGATGGACAACCATTGCCAAAAGGATTAATGACAGTACCAACGGAAAAAGAGCCGCCAAATCCTTTAAGTCGTCCGCCGATTAACGAACAGTTAGAGGTCGGGGTAAAGGCGATTGACGGAATGCTTACAGTTGGCAGCGGTCAGCGTGTAGGTATATTTGCAGGATCGGGCGTCGGAAAAAGTACATTGCTAGGTATGATTGCCCGAAACACGGAAGCAGATATCAATGTCATTGCGCTTGTAGGAGAACGTGGACGTGAAGTACGGGAGTTTATCGAACGGGATTTAGGTCCAGAAGGGTTACAAAGGTCGGTTGTTGTAGCTGCTACCAGTGATCAGCCCGCATTAATGCGGATTAAAGCTGCATTTACCGCCACAGCCATTGCAGAATATTTTAGGGATCGCGGAAAGAACGTCATGTTAATGATGGATTCCGTAACACGTGTTGCGATGGCACAGCGCGAAATTGGACTGGCAATCGGTGAACCGCCTGCTACAAGAGGTTATACACCATCTGTTTTTGCAATATTACCAACATTATTGGAACGGTCAGGTACGAATATAAATGGGACAATTACCGCATTTTATACAGTACTAGTTGACGGTGATGATATGAATGAACCAATTGCAGATGCGGTCCGGGGGATTTTGGACGGTCATATTGTACTGGACCGGAATCTTGCCAATAAAGGCCAGTATCCTGCGATTAACGTATTAAAAAGTGTAAGTCGTTTAATGAATCATATTGCACAGCCTGAACATGTGCGTGCAGCGAGCCGATTGCGGGAATTATACTACAGCTATTCAAAATCGGAGGACCTCATCAATATCGGGGCCTATAAGCGCGGCACATCAAAAGAAATCGACGAAGCAATTATGTATGAGCCGCTCATTACGGAATTTTTAAAGCAAGGGTATAAAGATAAAATTTCGATCGATCAAACAGTCAATGAAATTATCGCATTATCGAATGGTGGTGCCCGTTAACTATGAAATACAATTATCGTTTTGAAAAAATTCTTGTTGTAAAAGATCAGGAAAAAACGGAATCGGAACTGGCTTTTAAAGAATCCGTGCAAGTGTTTGAGGAAATTGCTACAAAGCTGTATGACCTGTTAAAGAAAAAAGAAGATTTAATCGAATATCAGCAGGAACGGTTAAAAATAGGATCATCGATTGATGAAATTAACCATTATTCGAAATTTATCGATAGTATGGAAAAAACAATCGAGGATGCACAGCAAAAAGTAATACAGGCACGGGCAAAAATGAATTGGCATGAGCAAAAATTATTGGAAAAAAGTTTGGAAGTACGCAAATATGAAAAAATGCGTGAAAGAGATCATGAAAGATTTATAGAAGATCAACTTCATATAGAAGCAATACAGCTGGATGAGCTTTCAACAATTGCGTATTACAAGAAGGAAATCAGGTGATTCCGTGGCAAAAAAAATAAAAAATACGATGGAACAAGTGGAAGAAATGGAGTTGGAAAGCCAATCTCCAGGTTTTTTCAAAAAGTTTTTCTACCTATTTTTAATCCCGTTCATGTTTCTCATCGCAATTTTATTGATTATTTCAACTATGACGGAATATAACGTGTTTAAAATAGCGGATGAGGCAATTGAGAAAATCCCCTTTATCAGCTCGGATGAAAAAGATGGAGTAGTAGAAAACAGCTCACTAAATGAACAAAAAGTAGTAGAGCTGCAAGCGGAAATTCAAGAGAAGGAAGCGCAAATTTCCCAGCTGCAAACACAAATTGACGCATCAGCGACTGAAAAGGAAGAGCTTTTAATCGAACAGGAGCGATTGCTGTTTGAAATTGAAAAACTTCAGCGCGATCAGGAAGAGACGAAAAAAGAATTCAAAGAGATTCTGTCTACTTTCGAAAAAATGTCTGCTAGAAAAGCAGCTCCTATACTTGTTGAAATGAGTGATACAGAAAGCGTGCGTATTCTGTCGGAGATGAAACCCGATACATTATCAGCTATTTTCGCAAAAATGGAGCCGGCAGATGCTGCCCGCTATACAGAGCTTTTATCACAGCAATAGTCCTTGAATGAAGGGAGGTGTAGTAAATGAATATCGCAATGTTACAAACAGTAAAAATGCCGAAGCAAGATTTCCAGCCAAACATAGTGAAATCAGAAAAGCCGGATTCAAAAGCATTTGGAAGTGTGTTTAATTCGATGATTACAAAGTCATCTGCTCCAACTGCCAAGCAACCGGAAATGGCAAAACCGCCGCTAGCTGAAAGTATTTCCGGAATTTTAGAAGAGGACTCACTGGAAAGTTTACTTGAACAATTAGGTGTTGAAATGGATGAGACGGGATTATTTGCATTAGTAGGTGAAGAAAGTACACCAATCGCATTGGACGAACTAATGACTTTAGATAACTTAACGGAGCTTTTAGGAATAACAAAAGCGGAATTGAGTCAAATTATTGAACAGTTATTAGGCGATGCAAAGCAAGAAATTACGGATATTTGGTCTCTTATCGAGCAGGCACCGAATATTTTAAATGAAGTATTGGCAGCTGTGCAGAAGCCTGAACAAAACAATGTGCAACCAAAAGAATTGCAGCAAATTGTTCAGCTGTTAAAGTTAGCTCAATTGGCCGGAAGTAAAGTCGATACTGTCTATCAACAGGAAATCCAATTAGCCAGTTTAAAAGATGCATTACTGGCATTGGCAAATGAAGCTCAGAAATCAGCAGGGACAGAGCAGAGTACTGTAAAAACTACAACTTTCCAACAAGTAGTACAGCAAGGTCAACAGTCTTCACTAAACCAGCAGACGACCGTAAAAGTTGAAACGGATACGCAAACAGCCGGTCATATACAGCAGCAAGTGACACAGACAAAAACCGTGACTGTTACATTACCCGCTGAAAAGCCGGCACAGTCGGATGCATTAATAAAAGAAATTCAAAACTTGATCAATCGCAGCCAGCTTTCAGGACAGCCAGGTAATATGAAATTATTCCTGAAACTGTTTCCGGAAAACCTCGGTCAAATTCGCATTGAACTAGTTCAAAAAGATGGAGTTATGACTGCCCGATTATTGGCAACGACAGCGATGGGGAAAGAATTACTGGAAAATAATATTAACCAGTTAAAAGCCGGTTTCGTCGCTCAGAATATTCAAATGGAACGAATCGATGTTGCACAGTCTTTACAGGATGCCGATCGAAATGCGCGTGATCAAAACTTCTTTAATAATTTCTTCCGTCAAAAAGATGAAGAAAAACAAGAAAATAATGAAGATACCCTAGATGAAGAAAGTCTATCGTTTAAAGATCTATTAAGTGAGGAGGTAGAATAAGTGGCAAACCCAATTTCAAATGATTATTATTTACCGGCAAATAATGCAAATTTCAAAGTAACGGATAAACAGGATAACGGGGCGCTCGGAAAAGATGCGTTTCTAAAAATATTAATTACCCAATTGCAAAATCAGGATCCAACAAGCCCAATGGATGACAAAGAATTCATTTCTCAGATGGCACAATTTTCATCGCTGGAACAAATGCAGAATATGACAAAAGCGATGGAGAATTTACTTCAATCACAGCAACAGTCACAATTGATGAGTTATACAACATTTGTAGGCAAAGAAGTGAAGTGGCATGAGATTACAGATAAAGTGGATGCAGATAATAAGCCGATCTACAACGAAGGAACAGACACTATTAAGGAATTGAAATTTGTTGATGGTGAGGCCGTGTTTGTACTGGCTGATGGCAAGGAAATTAAACCAGGCAATATTTCATCGATTCTTGGTAGTACGAGTGAGACACAGCCTTCAGTTCCAACAGGAAATCCATTAGCAGAAGCAAGCAAGCTGATCGGACAGACCATTCAATATAAAAATGGAGATCAGGTCGTTGAGGCGATCATTGAAGCAATTAAAACAAATAATGTGAATATCGAATACATTTTAAATGATGGTTCCCGTTTGACGAAAGACCAATTTACGGTAAGTTCTCAAACAGCCCAAAATGAAAATGTAACAGAATAAGGGGTGGGGCTGATGAATCGAGTCAATGTTCAACATATCCCATACCATCCACCGATTAAGCCATTAGTAAAGCAAAATACAGACCAAGTTTCAAAGCAGTCCTTTATGGATCATTTAAAACAGGCGACCGGTGAAGAATTAAAAATAAGCAAGCATGCTTCAGAACGATTGAATGAACGAAATATTTCTATAACTGATCGTGAATGGCAGCAAATTTCAGAAAAAGTATTTGAGGCAAAAAATAAAGGTGTGAAGCAGCCATTAGTCCTGTTAGATCAGGCAGCATTAATTGTAAGTGCAAAAAATGCGACGGTTATTACGGCATTGGATCGAAATGAAGCAAAACAGCAACTCTTTACCAATATTGATGGAACAATCCTTTTATAGGCCGGACCTTCAGAAGTAAGGAAGCCTACAGTCGTTGAATGATTGAGACGGCTTAACTAAAAAACAGATGTGAAAAACGAAGGGAGAACGACATTTTATGTTACGTTCAATGTATTCAGGTATATCAGGTTTAAAAAACTTCCAGACAAAATTAGACGTGATTGGGAATAACATCGCAAACGTTAATACGTACGGGTATAAGAAAGAGCGTACTATTTTTAAAGATTTAATTTCGCAAACACAATCAGGTGCTTCTGGTCCATCAGCAACTCGTGGTGGAGTAAATGCAATTCAAGTAGGCTTAGGATCTCAGTTAGCTGCAATTGATACTATTCATAATGCAGGGTCTATGCAAACTACTGGCCGAACATTGGATTTAGCGATTTCGGGAGATGGGTTCTTTATGGTGGCAGATTCTGTAGAAATGACTCCTGGAGTAGATGGAGAAATCGATGAAATTACAGGTTTGACAAACACAGCCTATACACGTGCCGGGAATTTTTATATGGATAAAAATGGTTATTTAGTCAATGGTGATGGAAAATATTTGGTAGGATTTGCGAATGAAAATATCGCTGAATACGATTCTATTGATGATCCGGAAGGGTGGCTCTCTAACTTTGATGATGAAAAGGCTGCAACAGTCGGTGATATTGAAGCAGGTGCAAACCTATTAGAAGCGGGTGCTTTACCAGATGGTACAAATCCTATCCGAATACCAACTACAGCTCAATCTATGAGTATTTCTCAAGATGGGACAATTTCATTTGTGGATGCTGCTGGTAAATTACAATATGCCGGCACCTTGATTTTATCTAAATTCCCTAATGCTAGTGGTTTAGAGAAAACTGGGTCAAACTACTTCCAAGTTACGCAAAACTCTGGAGAAGCTTATGCACATTTTGGTACAGTGGATGGCCTAGGTTCAATTAACTCAGGCTTCATGGAAATGTCCAACGTGGATCTTTCTGAAGAATTCACAGAGATGATTGTTGCACAGCGTGGGTTCCAGGCAAACTCTCGTATTATAACAACGTCAGATGAAATTTTACAAGAGTTAGTTAACTTAAAACGATAGTTTAAGTTCATTAGAAATTCATTGAAAAATTCATTATAGAAGGGGGGCGGGCCGGCTCTCAAGTCAGGTCCGGCCCTATTTCAATGATCGAGGTGACTCGCCTTAACGGTAAAGCATTTACTTTAAATGCTTTATACATAGAAACAGTTGAAGCATTTCCGGACACCCAAATTACGCTGACGACTGGACGTAAATTCATTGTGTTAGAGACTGAAGAACAGGTGCGGCAAAAGGTGAAGACATTCTATCAGCATGTCCAAGTATTATCTAACCCGCATCTTAGAGGTGAAGAAGATGAAGAATAATAAATTACTGACAATTATGCTAATTATATTAGTGACGATTACATTATTCGGTGTTATTGTCGTTGTGTTATTGACACAGCTCAACAAAGAGAAGCCGGATGGTCCAACGATTGATGAAATCATCGAGTCATCGGTAGACATTCCTGAGATTACGACGAACTTAGCAGATGGAAGCTTTGTCCGAATTACATTGAAAATTCAGGCATCAGATAAAAAGGCTGGTGAAGAGTTGTTTAAACGAGATTTCCAAGTGAAAAATATCGTAATTCAGGAACTTTCTGAAATGGAAGAAGAAGCTTTAGAAGGTAAGCAAGGGAAAATTACATTCCAAGATGCAATTAAATCTCAATTGAATGAGTTAATGCAAGAAGGGGAAGTTACGCAAGTGTATATTACTTCATACGTACTTCAGTAATCAGTACTACACAATTTTAATTTTTGAAATGGAGGTGGGCAAATGGCAGGAGATATAATGTCGCAATCCGAAATCGATGCGCTCTTATCAGCGATATCGACCGGAGAGATGTCTGCAGAAGACATTAAAAAAGAAGATGAGACACGAAAAGTAAAAGTATATGACTTTAAGCGGGCTCTGCGCTTCTCAAAAGACCAAATCCGAAGTTTGACCCGTATACATGAAAACTTTGCGCGACTGTTAACAACTTTCTTTTCTGCACAGTTAAGAAGCTATGTCCAAATTACAGTTGCATCTGTTGACCAAATTCCGTTTGAAGAATTTGTTCGTTCCATCCCAAACATGACATTGATCAATGTATTTGAGGTTCCGCCTTTGGATGGCAATATTTTAATGGAGATTAACCCGAACATCGCCTATTCGATGCTAGACCGCTTGATGGGCGGAGCAGGGGGAAGTCATAGCAATGTTGATAATTTAACTGAAATCGAAACGAAAATCATGACGAATTTATTTGAGCGTTCTTTTGATAATTTGCGTGAAGCATGGGAAAATGTTGCGGAAATCGATCCGATGCTTGTGGAATTGGAAGTAAATCCACAGTTTTTACAGATGATTTCTCCAAATGAGACCGTTGTTGTCATTTCATTTAATACAATCATCGGAGATACGACAGGGATGATCAATATTTGTATCCCGCATGTTGTATTAGAGCCGATCGTTCCAAATTTATCTGTTCGCTACTGGATGCAGACGAATACGAAGGAAATTTCACCGGAACAAACGAAAATGCTTGAAACTCGTGTGAAACAAGCTAAATTACCCGTAATTGCAGAGTTAGGAACGACGGATATTACGATTGAAGATTTCCTGACAATGGCTGTCGGTGATGTCATTCCGTTAAATCAAAAAATTGAAAATCCGTTAACACTAAAAGTCGGCAGTTTACCGAAATTTACTGTTCAGCCAGGGAAATTGAATAATAAAATGGCTGTTCAAATTATCGACCCTTTGAAAGGAGGAGACGAAGATGAGTGATGAAATGCTCTCCCAAGAAGAAATTGAGGCTCTATTAAGGGGCGAAACGCTGGAGGATTTTTCTGCAAATACAGCAAGTCCGCAAGAAGAAATTAAAGTTGAGGATCACTTAACTCCAATAGAAATTGATGCATTAGGTGAGGTAGGGAATATCTCATTCGGCAGTTCGGCAACTGCATTATCTTCATTATTAGGTCAAAAAGTAGAAATTACAACGCCGAGTATTTCAATGATTAACCGCAATCATCTGGAACAAGAATTCCCTCATCCATATGTTGCAGTACAAGTAGAGTATACAACTGGATTATCAGGAATGAACCTGCTTGTCATCAAACAATCGGATGCTGCCATTATTGCAGACTTAATGCTAGGTGGCGATGGTATAAATCCAAGACCTGAATTAAGTGAAATCCAGTTAAGTGCTGTTCAAGAAGCAATGAATCAGATGATGGGTTCAGCTGCGACTTCTATGTCAACAGTATTTAACCAAAAGGTTGATATTTCACCGCCGACAATTGATTTACTGAACATTTCACAAAATGAAGGCACAGACACTATTCCAACAGATGAATTATTAGTGAAAATTTCATTCAGATTGCGTATCGGTGAATTGATCGATTCGAATTTAATGCAATTATTACCTTTAAAGTTTAGTAAAAAGATAGTAAAGTCATTAATGGGAGAAACTGATGAGCCTCTTACTGCAACAACAACAGTGGAGCCTCCGCCAGTTCAGCCGACACAACAGCAGCCAATGCAGCAGGCACAACAACCGACTGCACAGCAACCAATGTTTGAACAACCTGTTCAGCAGCCAATGTATGAGCAGCCAGTACAGCAGCCGGTCTATCAGCAGCCAATATATGAGCAACCGGTGCAACAGCAACCTGTTTATGAACAGCCGGTTTATCAGCAGCCCGCTTATACAGCACCACCGGCAAATGTACAGCAAGCTCAATTTGCGAGCTTCGAATCGGCAAATATTACACAGTCAGAAGCACGCAATTTAAATATGCTGCTTGATATTCCATTGCAAGTAACAGTTGAGCTGGGACGGACTAAACGTTCTGTAAA harbors:
- the fliJ gene encoding flagellar biosynthesis chaperone (rod/hook and filament chaperone), whose amino-acid sequence is MKYNYRFEKILVVKDQEKTESELAFKESVQVFEEIATKLYDLLKKKEDLIEYQQERLKIGSSIDEINHYSKFIDSMEKTIEDAQQKVIQARAKMNWHEQKLLEKSLEVRKYEKMRERDHERFIEDQLHIEAIQLDELSTIAYYKKEIR
- a CDS encoding flagellar hook-length control protein — translated: MNIAMLQTVKMPKQDFQPNIVKSEKPDSKAFGSVFNSMITKSSAPTAKQPEMAKPPLAESISGILEEDSLESLLEQLGVEMDETGLFALVGEESTPIALDELMTLDNLTELLGITKAELSQIIEQLLGDAKQEITDIWSLIEQAPNILNEVLAAVQKPEQNNVQPKELQQIVQLLKLAQLAGSKVDTVYQQEIQLASLKDALLALANEAQKSAGTEQSTVKTTTFQQVVQQGQQSSLNQQTTVKVETDTQTAGHIQQQVTQTKTVTVTLPAEKPAQSDALIKEIQNLINRSQLSGQPGNMKLFLKLFPENLGQIRIELVQKDGVMTARLLATTAMGKELLENNINQLKAGFVAQNIQMERIDVAQSLQDADRNARDQNFFNNFFRQKDEEKQENNEDTLDEESLSFKDLLSEEVE
- a CDS encoding flagellar biosynthesis protein FlgD; this encodes MANPISNDYYLPANNANFKVTDKQDNGALGKDAFLKILITQLQNQDPTSPMDDKEFISQMAQFSSLEQMQNMTKAMENLLQSQQQSQLMSYTTFVGKEVKWHEITDKVDADNKPIYNEGTDTIKELKFVDGEAVFVLADGKEIKPGNISSILGSTSETQPSVPTGNPLAEASKLIGQTIQYKNGDQVVEAIIEAIKTNNVNIEYILNDGSRLTKDQFTVSSQTAQNENVTE
- a CDS encoding flagellar protein, with the translated sequence MNRVNVQHIPYHPPIKPLVKQNTDQVSKQSFMDHLKQATGEELKISKHASERLNERNISITDREWQQISEKVFEAKNKGVKQPLVLLDQAALIVSAKNATVITALDRNEAKQQLFTNIDGTILL
- the flgG gene encoding flagellar basal-body rod protein FlgG (makes up the distal portion of the flagellar basal body rod) is translated as MLRSMYSGISGLKNFQTKLDVIGNNIANVNTYGYKKERTIFKDLISQTQSGASGPSATRGGVNAIQVGLGSQLAAIDTIHNAGSMQTTGRTLDLAISGDGFFMVADSVEMTPGVDGEIDEITGLTNTAYTRAGNFYMDKNGYLVNGDGKYLVGFANENIAEYDSIDDPEGWLSNFDDEKAATVGDIEAGANLLEAGALPDGTNPIRIPTTAQSMSISQDGTISFVDAAGKLQYAGTLILSKFPNASGLEKTGSNYFQVTQNSGEAYAHFGTVDGLGSINSGFMEMSNVDLSEEFTEMIVAQRGFQANSRIITTSDEILQELVNLKR
- the fliL gene encoding flagellar basal body-associated protein FliL (interacts with the cytoplasmic MS ring of the basal body and may act to stabilize the MotAB complexes which surround the MS ring) yields the protein MKNNKLLTIMLIILVTITLFGVIVVVLLTQLNKEKPDGPTIDEIIESSVDIPEITTNLADGSFVRITLKIQASDKKAGEELFKRDFQVKNIVIQELSEMEEEALEGKQGKITFQDAIKSQLNELMQEGEVTQVYITSYVLQ
- a CDS encoding flagellar motor switch protein FliM, translating into MAGDIMSQSEIDALLSAISTGEMSAEDIKKEDETRKVKVYDFKRALRFSKDQIRSLTRIHENFARLLTTFFSAQLRSYVQITVASVDQIPFEEFVRSIPNMTLINVFEVPPLDGNILMEINPNIAYSMLDRLMGGAGGSHSNVDNLTEIETKIMTNLFERSFDNLREAWENVAEIDPMLVELEVNPQFLQMISPNETVVVISFNTIIGDTTGMINICIPHVVLEPIVPNLSVRYWMQTNTKEISPEQTKMLETRVKQAKLPVIAELGTTDITIEDFLTMAVGDVIPLNQKIENPLTLKVGSLPKFTVQPGKLNNKMAVQIIDPLKGGDEDE